A genomic stretch from Hemibagrus wyckioides isolate EC202008001 linkage group LG20, SWU_Hwy_1.0, whole genome shotgun sequence includes:
- the eif4e2 gene encoding eukaryotic translation initiation factor 4E type 2, with protein sequence MNNKFDALKDDDSGDHDQDNSSPKDGEKERNDDEEKDQNTTKRKAVVPGAGEHPLQYNYTFWYSRRTPGRPASTQSYEQNIKQIGSFASVEQFWRFYSHMIRPGDLTGHSDFHLFKEGIKPMWEDDANKSGGKWIIRLRKGLASRCWENLILAMLGEQFMVGEEICGAVVSVRFQEDIISIWNKTASDQATTARIRDTLRRVLNLPPNTIMEYKTHTDSIKAWEDFHGLVNASGGR encoded by the exons ATGAACAACAAATTTGACGC TCTGAAAGATGACGACAGTGGAGATCATGACCAGGACAACAGCTCACCGAAAGATGGtgagaaggaaagaaatgatgatgaggaaaAGGACCAAAACACTACCAAGAGgaag GCTGTGGTTCCTGGCGCAGGGGAACACCCTCTTCAGTATAACTACACATTCTGGTATTCTCGGCGAACCCCAGGCCGACCAGCCAGTACACAGAGCTATgaacaaaacattaaacagaTCGGCAGCTTTGCTTCG GTGGAGCAGTTCTGGAGGTTTTACAGTCACATGATCAGACCAGGTGATCTGACTGGCCACAGCGACTTCCACCTGTTTAAGGAGGGAATCAAGCCCATGTGGGAG GATGATGCTAATAAGAGTGGAGGGAAGTGGATAATTCGGCTTCGGAAAGGTCTAGCCTCACGCTGCTGGGAAAATCTGATCCTGGCCATGCTGGGTGAGCAGTTCATGGTTGGTGAGGAGATCTGTGGAGCTGTTGTCTCTGTCCGCTTCCAG gagGATATCATATCTATTTGGAACAAAACAGCAAGTGATCAGGCTACTACTGCTCGTATCAGAGACACACTTCGCAGAGTCCTCAACCtgccaccaaacaccatcatggagtacaaaacacacactgacagcatCAA GGCTTGGGAAGATTTCCATGGACTGGTGAATGCTAGTGGTGGCCGCTAG